Proteins from a genomic interval of Betta splendens chromosome 10, fBetSpl5.4, whole genome shotgun sequence:
- the LOC114864581 gene encoding uncharacterized protein LOC114864581 isoform X2 yields the protein MSPCVLIAALFTLSVAVAEGEEEVQRVCVGNAFRLPVYSTYRTVVFTPSSEGTKRVLLEKTMVKDPRFEWTRDKMLVLREVTYGDQGLYAVKNTLGFTFEAVHLVVLECIRSFHRHYGESFEHSIPENGSLLEFSPRGAPHAASPIVLWNETDPETSSARRGRLLHSRRVWVAERVTQADQGNYTVRDVQGNVLSHRLLIVRGHSFNVTRFTKESLNLPLFLPIPHVHLIFIPTRHPDEYSAGPFDPKPPRGAVQLIREGHITDYDMRYRGLISLGRNGSLNEVVISRLTSRHDGVYEIRDDDGNLVSSTLLQVIEKGGRWRALLKSITVPSGMFVSLAGFILFMKRYPNCSLSQIITGLRTNRTPAANPPRVNIQDYSQPVSEPSSYYSHAQQPGTPRKWTPRTSPAHASYSPVMIGSPRTETQQAYRAAARSSPSHASASGVENSIEEDKQISFSVSGASNCLQSSEDCIQFQINRDGNEEKRSSSQGFSTLPLDEDTSGLCSVYTSEKLNFL from the exons ATGTCGCCCTGCGTCCTGATCGCTGCTCTGTTCACCCTTTCTGTGGCCGTGG ctgagggagaggaagaggtccAGAGGGTGTGTGTTGGGAATGCGTTTCGTCTGCCTGTGTACTCCACGTACAGGACTGTGGTGTTCACCCCCAGCTCCGAGGGGACGAAGCGTGTCCTGCTGGAGAAAACCATG GTGAAGGACCCACGGTTCGAGTGGACCAGAGATAAGATGTTGGTCCTGAGGGAAGTCACTTACGGGGATCAGGGTCTTTATGCAGTCAAAAATACGCTTGGCTTCACCTTCGAGGCTGTTCACCTGGTGGTTTTAG aGTGCATCCGGTCCTTCCACAGACACTACGGGGAGAGCTTTGAGCACAGCATCCCCGAAAACGGCTCCCTGCTGGAGTTCTCCCCGCGCGGCGCTCCACACGCGGCGTCGCCCATCGTGCTTTGGAACGAGACGGACCCCGAGACCAGCAGCGCGAGGCGAGGCCggctgctgcacagcaggagGGTGTGGGTGGCTGAGAGGGTGACGCAGGCCGACCAGGGCAACTACACGGTGAGAGACGTCCAGGGCAACGTGCTGTCCCACCGGCTGCTCATCGTCCGAG GGCACTCCTTCAACGTCACCCGCTTCACCAAGGAGTCTCTAAATCTGCCCCTCTTTCTTCCTATTCCTCACGTCCACCTCATTTTTATTCCTACCCGACACCCTGATGAATACTCCGCGGGCCCCTTCGACCCCAAGCCCCCTCGGGGCGCTGTGCAGCTCATTCGCGAGGGCCACATAACGGACTACGACATGCGCTACAGGGGCCTCATCTCCCTGGGCAGGAACGGTTCCCTCAACGAGGTGGTCATATCGAGGCTGACCTCGCGGCACGACGGCGTGTATGAGATCAGAGACGACGACGGCAACTTAGTGTcgtccacgctgctgcaggtgatcg agAAGGGAGGCCGGTGGCGAGCGCTTCTCAAGTCCATCACCGTCCCATCGGGCATGTTTGTGTCACTGGCTGGCTTCATCCTGTTCATGAAGCGCTACCCAAACTGCAGCTTGTCCCAGATCATCACCGGCCTCAGAACAAACCGCACGCCTGCAGCCAACCCTCCGAGGGTCAACATCCAG GACTACAGCCAACCCGTATCTGAGCCCTCTAGCTACTACAGTCACGCTCAGCAACCAGGAACTCCAAGGAAGTGGACCCCAAGAACCAGTCCAGCTCACGCT AGTTACAGTCCGGTCATGATAGGAAGTCCAAGAACTGAAACCCAGCAAGCATACAGAGCAGCGGCTAGGAGCTCCCCTAGTCACGCTTCAGCCTCTGGG GTTGAAAACTCTATTGAGGAAGATAAACAGATTTCCTTCTCGGTGTCTGGTGCTTCCAACTGCCTTCAGTCGTCTGAGGACTGCATTCAGTTCCAGATCAATAGGGATGGTAATGAAGAAAAGAGGAGCAGTTCCCAAGGATTTTCCACGCTGCCACTAGACGAGGACACATCTGGACTGTGCAGTGTTTACACATCGGAGAAACTGAACTTCTTATGA
- the LOC114864581 gene encoding uncharacterized protein LOC114864581 isoform X1 codes for MSPCVLIAALFTLSVAVAEGEEEVQRVCVGNAFRLPVYSTYRTVVFTPSSEGTKRVLLEKTMVGQSVPALVGVRLLVSSKPRFKLQVKDPRFEWTRDKMLVLREVTYGDQGLYAVKNTLGFTFEAVHLVVLECIRSFHRHYGESFEHSIPENGSLLEFSPRGAPHAASPIVLWNETDPETSSARRGRLLHSRRVWVAERVTQADQGNYTVRDVQGNVLSHRLLIVRGHSFNVTRFTKESLNLPLFLPIPHVHLIFIPTRHPDEYSAGPFDPKPPRGAVQLIREGHITDYDMRYRGLISLGRNGSLNEVVISRLTSRHDGVYEIRDDDGNLVSSTLLQVIEKGGRWRALLKSITVPSGMFVSLAGFILFMKRYPNCSLSQIITGLRTNRTPAANPPRVNIQDYSQPVSEPSSYYSHAQQPGTPRKWTPRTSPAHASYSPVMIGSPRTETQQAYRAAARSSPSHASASGVENSIEEDKQISFSVSGASNCLQSSEDCIQFQINRDGNEEKRSSSQGFSTLPLDEDTSGLCSVYTSEKLNFL; via the exons ATGTCGCCCTGCGTCCTGATCGCTGCTCTGTTCACCCTTTCTGTGGCCGTGG ctgagggagaggaagaggtccAGAGGGTGTGTGTTGGGAATGCGTTTCGTCTGCCTGTGTACTCCACGTACAGGACTGTGGTGTTCACCCCCAGCTCCGAGGGGACGAAGCGTGTCCTGCTGGAGAAAACCATGGTGGGCCAAAGTGTACCTGCACTCGTTGGTGTGCGTTTGCTTGTCTCGTCTAAACCCCGTTTCAAACTGCAGGTGAAGGACCCACGGTTCGAGTGGACCAGAGATAAGATGTTGGTCCTGAGGGAAGTCACTTACGGGGATCAGGGTCTTTATGCAGTCAAAAATACGCTTGGCTTCACCTTCGAGGCTGTTCACCTGGTGGTTTTAG aGTGCATCCGGTCCTTCCACAGACACTACGGGGAGAGCTTTGAGCACAGCATCCCCGAAAACGGCTCCCTGCTGGAGTTCTCCCCGCGCGGCGCTCCACACGCGGCGTCGCCCATCGTGCTTTGGAACGAGACGGACCCCGAGACCAGCAGCGCGAGGCGAGGCCggctgctgcacagcaggagGGTGTGGGTGGCTGAGAGGGTGACGCAGGCCGACCAGGGCAACTACACGGTGAGAGACGTCCAGGGCAACGTGCTGTCCCACCGGCTGCTCATCGTCCGAG GGCACTCCTTCAACGTCACCCGCTTCACCAAGGAGTCTCTAAATCTGCCCCTCTTTCTTCCTATTCCTCACGTCCACCTCATTTTTATTCCTACCCGACACCCTGATGAATACTCCGCGGGCCCCTTCGACCCCAAGCCCCCTCGGGGCGCTGTGCAGCTCATTCGCGAGGGCCACATAACGGACTACGACATGCGCTACAGGGGCCTCATCTCCCTGGGCAGGAACGGTTCCCTCAACGAGGTGGTCATATCGAGGCTGACCTCGCGGCACGACGGCGTGTATGAGATCAGAGACGACGACGGCAACTTAGTGTcgtccacgctgctgcaggtgatcg agAAGGGAGGCCGGTGGCGAGCGCTTCTCAAGTCCATCACCGTCCCATCGGGCATGTTTGTGTCACTGGCTGGCTTCATCCTGTTCATGAAGCGCTACCCAAACTGCAGCTTGTCCCAGATCATCACCGGCCTCAGAACAAACCGCACGCCTGCAGCCAACCCTCCGAGGGTCAACATCCAG GACTACAGCCAACCCGTATCTGAGCCCTCTAGCTACTACAGTCACGCTCAGCAACCAGGAACTCCAAGGAAGTGGACCCCAAGAACCAGTCCAGCTCACGCT AGTTACAGTCCGGTCATGATAGGAAGTCCAAGAACTGAAACCCAGCAAGCATACAGAGCAGCGGCTAGGAGCTCCCCTAGTCACGCTTCAGCCTCTGGG GTTGAAAACTCTATTGAGGAAGATAAACAGATTTCCTTCTCGGTGTCTGGTGCTTCCAACTGCCTTCAGTCGTCTGAGGACTGCATTCAGTTCCAGATCAATAGGGATGGTAATGAAGAAAAGAGGAGCAGTTCCCAAGGATTTTCCACGCTGCCACTAGACGAGGACACATCTGGACTGTGCAGTGTTTACACATCGGAGAAACTGAACTTCTTATGA
- the prpf19 gene encoding pre-mRNA-processing factor 19, translated as MSLVCAISNEVPEHPCVSPVSNQVFERRLIEKYIAENGTDPMNGQPLSEEQLVDIKVSHPIRPKAPSATSIPAILKSLQDEWDAVMLHSFTLRQQLQTTRQELSHALYQHDAACRVIARLTKEVTAAREALATLKPQAGLVTPQAVAAQPAAVGAGGEPMEISEQVGMTPEIIQKLQDKATILTTERKKRGKTVPEELVRAEDLSKYRQVASHAGLHSASVPGILALDLCPSDTSKVLTGGADKNVVVFDKNEEQIVATLKGHTKKVTSVIYHPSQSVVFSASPDTTIRVWSVTGGNCVQVVRAHEAGVTGLSLHATGDYLLSSSEDQYWAFSDIQTGRVLTKVTDESAGCALTCAQFHPDGLIFGTGTADSQIKIWDLKERTNVANFPGHSGPVTSIAFSENGYYLATGAQDSSLKLWDLRKLKNFKTITLDNNYEVKSLVFDQSGTYLAVGGSDIRVYICKQWSEVLNFTDHSGLVTGVAFGENAKFLSSAGMDRSLKFYSL; from the exons ATGTCTTTAGTTTGTGCAA TCTCCAACGAGGTGCCGGAGCATCCATGCGTCTCTCCGGTGTCCAACCAAGTGTTTGAGCGCAGGCTGATCGAGAAGTACATCGCAGAGAATGGGACGGACCCAATGAATGGGCAACCTCTGTCTGAGGAACAGCTTGTAGATATCAAAG tgtCCCATCCCATCAGACCAAAGGCACCATCAGCCACAAGTATTCCTGCTATTCTCAAGTCCCTTCAAGATGAGTGG gaTGCTGTGATGCTTCATAGCTTCACCttgcggcagcagctgcagactaCTCGCCAAGAACTCTCACATGCCCTCTATCAGCATGATGCTGCCTGCAGAGTTATTGCTCGACTCACTAAAGAGGTCACTGCTGCAAGAGAAG CTCTTGCTACACTTAAACCTCAAGCGGGATTGGTTACTCCCCAGGCAGTTGCTGCTCAGCCAGCTGCAGTG GGTGCTGGTGGAGAGCCTATGGAGATTAGTGAACAGGTGGGAATGACCCCAGAGATCATCCAGAAG cTCCAAGACAAAGCCACCATCCTCACCACGGAGAGAAAGAAG AGAGGAAAGACTGTGCCAGAAGAGCTGGTTAGAGCTGAAGATCTCAGTAAATACCGCCAAGTGGCCTCCCATGCT GGTCTTCATAGTGCCAGTGTTCCTGGAATTTTGGCTCTGGATTTGTGTCCCTCAGACACCAGCAAAGTTCTCACTG GTGGGGCTGATAAGAATGTGGTGGTGTTTGACAAAAACGAGGAGCAGATTGTGGCAACACTTAAGGGCCATACCAAGAAGGTCACCTCAGTCATTTATCATCCGTCTCAG TCTGTGGTCTTCTCTGCATCTCCAGACACCACCATTCGTGTGTGGTCTGTCACTGGAGGCAACTGTGTCCAGGTGGTGCGTGCACACGAGGCAGGTGTCACTGGGCTCTCCCTACATGCTACTGGCGACTACCTGCTGAGCTCCTCTGAGGATCAG TACTGGGCCTTTTCTGATATCCAGACTGGTAGAGTCCTTACGAAAGTTACTGATGAAAGTGCTGGCTGTG CTCTCACCTGTGCTCAGTTTCACCCTGATGGTCTCATTTTTGGAACTGGCACGGCTGATTCCCAAATCAAGATCTGGGATCTCAAGGAGCGCACCAATGTGGCAAACTTCCCTGGCCACTCTGGTCCTGTCACCTCCATTGCTTTCTCTGAGAATGGATACTATCTGGCCACAG GTGCCCAGGACAGTTCTCTGAAACTGTGGGATCTGAGGAAGCTGAAGAACTTTAAGACCATTACTCTGGACAACAACTATGAG GTGAAGTCCCTTGTGTTCGATCAGAGCGGTACCTACTTGGCTGTGGGAGGATCTGACATTCGTGTCTACATCTGCAAACAGTGGTCTGAGGTTCTCAACTTCACag ACCACTCAGGGTTGGTGACAGGAGTGGCCTTTGGAGAAAATGCTAAGTTCCTGTCCTCTGCTGGAATGGACAGAAGTCTCAAGTTTTACAGTTTGTAG
- the LOC114864584 gene encoding uncharacterized protein LOC114864584: protein MMVLLLLGALVSVGLSEFVEKKYGATWIVDLPIETYSIEYGDLGSRVLWKRDDPSYSQDSRLQVTPTSFTIRQVTQRDSGLYVMKHKYNFELKRRTLTVKENEESYNLVSGEELRFSFDLEPNVCNIYFIPKTKFVDKSLETVIVRQGKLQTGLEELNCSGFELLRPCGILMRDPQTSCEGYFEIRDGRSDKALVVKLKAIGTHKDPLYTAIAVTVGVVALIGCCCVKCCKCLGSSDENASEPAVTLQGYSYEPAAPGQPSQPLMPPYPVPAYTHSNPLVQNPPAVNAANAEVPAPADDATVLSPSDEPRFELKGMRFPLSLPLSSDSAYQDVYTSDKLNFK from the exons ATGAtggtgttgctgctgttgggagCCCTTGTTTCTGTGG GCCTCTCCGAATTTGTAGAAAAGAAGTATGGGGCGACATGGATCGTGGATTTGCCCATAGAAACGTATTCCATTGAATATGGGGACTTGGGGTCAAGAGTCTTGTGGAAACGTGACGACCCTTCATACTCTCAGGacagcaggctgcaggtgaCACCTACCTCTTTCACCATTAGACAggtgacacagagagacagtggCCTCTATGTGatgaaacacaaatataattttgagctgaagaggaggacgcTAACGGTGAAAG AAAATGAAGAGTCCTACAACTTGGTTTCAGGTGAAGAACTCAGGTTCTCCTTTGATTTGGAGCCAAACGTCTGCAACATTTACTTCATCCCAAAAACTAAGTTTGTCGACAAAAGCCTAGAGACTGTAATAGTTCGTCAAGGAAAGCTGCAGACGGGTTTGGAGGAGTTGAACTGTTCTGGGTTTGAGCTGCTGAGGCCGTGTGGGATTTTAATGAGGGACCCACAGACGTCATGCGAGGGATACTTTGAGATCAGAGACGGCCGCAGTGACAAGGCGTTAGTCGTGAAGCTGAAAGCGATTG GAACACATAAAGACCCTCTCTACACAGCCATTGCTGTTACTGTTGGCGTTGTTGCACTtatcggctgctgctgcgtgaagTGCTGCAAATGCTTGGGATCTTCTGATGAGAACGCCTCTGAACCAGCTGTGACTCTTCAGGGG TATAGCTATGAGCCTGCTGCACCAGGGCAGCCCAGTCAGCCTTTGATGCCACCGTACCCAGTGCCTGCTTATACTCACAGCAACCCGCTG gtACAGAACCCACCGGCCGTGAACGCTGCTAATGCTGAG gttccagCTCCGGCTGATGATGCGACTGTCCTCAGCCCCAGTGACGAGCCGCGGTTCGAGCTAAAGGGGATGCGCTTCCCCTTGTCGCTTCCTCTCAGTTCAGACTCAGCTTACCAAGATGTTTATACCTCAGACAAACTCAACTTCAAATGA
- the LOC114864582 gene encoding uncharacterized protein LOC114864582, whose product MIVLLLLGAFVSVGLADVVEEKYGATCIMDLPTDTYSIEFESFRTWRPKVLWKRDDPSYSQDSRLQVTPSSFTIRQVTQRDSGLYVMKDKYKNELKSRTLKVKENMETYELGSGEQLRFSFDLEPNVCNIYFIPKTKSEDRGLKIVIVDQGKLQTYLEKLNCSGFELLRPCGILMRDPQMSCKGYFEIRDGRSDKVLEVELRKTVTETHTKDPLYTVIGVSVGIVALIGCCCCCVKCCKCLGSSHETVSEPAVAPPEYSYEPAAPWQPSQPWLPPYPVPAYTHSNPLVQNPPAVNAAYAEVPAPAYDATVLSLSDNEPRFELKGMRFPLTLPHSSDSAYQDVYTSDKLNFK is encoded by the exons ATGatagtgctgctgctgttgggagCCTTTGTTTCTGTGG GTCTCGCTGATGTTGTAGAAGAGAAGTATGGGGCGACATGCATCATGGATCTGCCCACAGACACTTACTCCATTGAATTTGAGAGTTTTAGGACCTGGCGACCAAAGGTCTTGTGGAAACGCGACGACCCTTCATACTCTCAGGacagcaggctgcaggtgaCACCTTCCTCTTTCACCATTAGACAggtgacacagagagacagtggCCTCTATGTGATGaaagacaaatataaaaacGAGCTGAAGAGCAGGACACTGAAGGTGAAAG AAAATATGGAGACCTACGAATTGGGTTCTGGTGAACAACTCAGGTTCTCCTTTGATTTGGAGCCAAATGTCTGCAACATTTACTTCATCCCAAAAACCAAGTCTGAAGACAGAGGCTTAAAGATTGTAATAGTCGATCAAGGAAAGCTGCAGACGTATTTGGAGAAGTTGAACTGTTCTGGGTTTGAGCTGCTGAGGCCGTGTGGGATTTTAATGAGGGACCCACAGATGTCATGCAAGGGATACTTTGAGATCAGAGACGGCCGCAGTGACAAGGTGTTAGAGGTGGAGCTGAGAAAGACTG TTACAGAAACACATACAAAAGACCCTCTCTACACAGTCATTGGTGTTTCTGTTGGGATTGTTGCACTtatcggctgctgctgctgctgcgtgaagTGCTGCAAATGCTTGGGATCTTCTCATGAGACCGTCTCTGAACCAGCTGTGGCTCCTCCGGAG TATAGCTATGAGCCTGCTGCACCATGGCAGCCCAGTCAGCCTTGGCTGCCACCGTACCCAGTGCCTGCTTATACTCACAGCAACCCGCTG gtACAGAACCCACCGGCCGTGAACGCTGCTTATGCTGAG gttccagctccagcttatGATGCGACTGTCCTCAGCCTCAGTGACAACGAACCGCGGTTCGAGCTGAAGGGGATGCGCTTCCCCTTGACGCTTCCTCACAGTTCAGACTCAGCTTACCAAGATGTTTATACCTCAGACAAACTCAACTTCAAATGA